AACCGTCTACTGGCCGGCAATGATCGGGAACCCATACAATCCGCAGCCGGCAATCATGCCCTCGCGCTTCATCACCTTCGCCATCCACACTGATCGTGCCGGAACCGCCAGCCTGCAGAGTGAAATGCAGCAAGCCGTGTCGTCAGTGAATGCAAGCCTGCCCCTGGCATCGGTGCAGACCATGCAGGAGATCTACGGCAAGTCCCTGGCCCGCACCTCGTTCACGCTTGTCATGCTGGGAATCGCCGCAGCCATGGCGCTCGCGCTCGGCATCATCGGCATCTACGGCGTCATCTCCTACGCCGTCTCACAGCGCACCCGCGAGATCGGGATTCGTCTTGCGCTCGGCGCCCGAAAGAACGAGCTCCGTTGGATGTTCGTCCGTCCCGCCTTAGTGCTCACCGGGGTCGGAGTCATCATCGGCCTCGGAGCCGCGGCGGCGGTCGCACGCCTAATGAGAACACTCTTGTTTGGCATCAGCCCTCTTGACCCACTGAGCTTCGTGGCCGTGCCGCTCATCCTCGTTCTGGCAGCAGCACTGGCAAGTTTTCTGCCGGCGTCACGCGTGGCCACCGTCAACCCCGTCGATGCGCTAAGAGTCGAGTAAGCCAAAGGGCAGCTCCACTCGAATGGAGCGTCCGGCCATTCCGCATTGGCCGAGCTGTTCCCTTCCTATAAGCCGACTTTACGTTACTTTATGTCGGAATCTAAAACGTTCTGAAGGAGCTTTACTCCAAGCGCGATCTCTCGATGGCTCAGAGCCGCATAACCCATCACGAGTCCCGCGTCACGGTTCGTCTTACGGTGATCATGCGATGAATAGAAGGGTGTAATCCCATATAAGCCAAGCCCCGCCTGACCAGCGCGTGCGACGACTTCGCCCTCCTGAGCCGCATCAACTTCCCTGAGCCACAGAGCAACGTGCAACCCTGCTGCATCGCCCACGACCTCTACCATGTCGCCGAATGCATGATCCAGAGCCGCGAGAAGTCGGGCTCTTCGCTGTGCGTTACTTCTCCTCGCCCTTCGGATGTGGCGTTCCAGACCGCCACCTTCGATGAACAGTTGCAACGCTCGCTGCTGCAGAAGTGCTGAATGACGATCCGTGAGGCGCTTGGCGACAGCGAAGACTGGCGTCAGCTCATGCGGAACGACTAGGTAGCCAAGCCGCAGCTCCGGCGAAAGCGTCTTCGACATCGTGCCTAAATAGATGACTCGCCCGGCAGTGTCCAGACTGTGCAGCGTTTCCGTTGGCTTGGTATCGTAGCGGAACTCACCATCGTAGTCGTCTTCGACAACATACGCCCCTGTCTGTGTCGCCCAGTTCAAGAGTTCCTGGCGCCTGCCAATAGGGAGAATCCCACCAAGCGGGTACTGATGCGAAGGCGTAATGTACGCGAGCTTTGCCTGGATTCCTTTGAGCAAGGACGTCTGCATCCCATCCTGATCGACCGGCAGCGGAAGAATCGTCGCCCCGATTGCTTCGAATCCATTTCGGGCAAGGATATAGCCGGGGTCTTCGACAACAACCGACTCTCCAGTGTTGAGAAACACGCGTGCGCAAAGATCGATGCCTTGTTGCGATCCGTTCACCACAACGATCTGCTGCTCGTCGCAACGGATGCCGCGTGAGCGCCACATATATGCCCGGAGTGCCTTTCGCAGTTCCAGTGATCCGAGCGGATCGTCATATTTCAAGGCTCTGGGAGTGATCTGCAAAGCGCGTGTCATCACCTTGCGCCATGTGGCCGCCGGGAAATCAACGCCCGAAATGTCGCCGGCGCGGAAGTCGGCTTTAAGCCCCTTTAGGCGTTCGGGCGGCGCGAGCGCTTGCAGGCGTTTGGCAAAATCGGAGAGCTCAGGTGCGATCTTCGACTGTGGCTTTCTGGCTGGTGGCGACGTTTGAAGGCCATGCCTCACCCAGGGCCGCTTGCCCTGCGATGTCTCAATGTATCCCTCGGCGGCAAGTTGTTCGAACGCTACGGTTACCGTGGACCGCGAGACCCCGAGCTCTTCCGCAAGTGCCCGCGAAGCAGGCAAATTGGCACCGGGCAGGTAGATTCCCGATGCTATCTGGCTCTTGATCGAGTCGCAGATCCTGCTGCTCATGGTGATCGAGCGCTTCGCGATCCTGGTCAACTTGACTGCTCCTTTTATTCAAAAGTGGCCCTTCCAGACAGGCAGGTCTATCGATAGCCTAAATGCAACACCATATTTCGCGAGGGGAAACCATGCGCATTCGCTGTCTCCGTCTGATCGTTCCGGCACTGTTCGCCGTCACTCTCGCCCACGCTGAAGGCGCGAAGGACGCGAAAGACATCACGCCCACAGACTGGAACCGTTTTACGGCGGCGCAGTATCTCGACGCCCGTGAGCAGTGGTGGATGGATTGGCCCAAGGCGCAGCGAGATCATGGAACAGCTTGTGTCTCCTGCCACACGGCACTCCCGTATGCGATTGGACGTGCTGCCTTGCACGCCTCGTCAGAGCCAGCGCCTCTTTCTCCGCAGGAACAGAAGATGCTTGGGTTTGTAGTCAAGCGCGTCACGCTTTGGCAAGAAGTAAAGCCGTTTTATCTCACCGAAGAACGCGGGCCTCGTAAGAGCGAGGAGTCACGGGGCAGCGAAGCTGTGCTGAACGCCCTGATCCTGACACGATATGACGAGCCGACTGGACAACTTCGTCAGATCACGAAGGACGCGCTGAAGAACATGTCGGCGCTCCAGATTAAGACCGGTGACGAGGCTGGATCGTGGGAGTGGATCAACTTCAAGGGCGCGCCATGGGAATCCGACGAATCCCACTATTGGGGGGCGACACTAGGTGCGGTGACGTATAGTTCGGCTCCGGCGAGCTATCGGAATCAGCCGGATGTGAAGGCGAATATCGCGCTCCTTCGCGAGTATCTGGCGAAGGAATATGACAAGCAGCCGTTGATGAACCGGGTGAGTGCTCTGTGGGCCTCAGCAAAGATCCCCGGACTGCTGACGACGCGACAACGCGAAGCCTTGATGAAGGACATTGCATCGCATCAGCAGGCCGATGGAGGCTGGGGCACCGCAACCCTGGGGTCCTGGAAGAGAAAAGATGGTACTGAGCTCGACATGGCAAGTGACGGATATGCGACGGCGCTGGTGGTGTATTCCATGTACGAGGCGGGAGTTCCCGCGGGCAATAAGCTGATCCAGGCGGGCCGTAAGTGGCTTGTGGCAAACCAGGCTGCAGATGGCCACTGGAACGCCACCTCCGTAAATAAACAGCGAGAGGCAACCGCTGATCCTGCGAAGTTTATGAGCGATGCGGCTACGGCTTACGCCACGCTGGCTTTGACTGCGATTCCAGCCCGGTAATCCTCTTACGATTCAATCCACCCGAGGCAGTTACGCCTCAGAAAGCGAGATGAAGATGCAAGTAGCGATCCTTACCTTTGATGGTTTCAACGAATTGGACTCCTTCATTGCCGCCGGCATTCTCAACCGCATAAAGCCGAAGGGCTGGAACGCTTACATTACCTGTCCCTCGGAGACAGTGACATCCATGAACGGTGTCACAATTCACGCGGAAAAGCCGCTTGAGTTCGCAGCGCAGGCGGATGCAGTTATTGTGGGTAGCGGAATCAAGACGCGGGAGATTGCGAAAGACGCTGACTTGCTGGGTCGCCTCAACCTCGATCCAAGCCGTCAGTTGATTGGTGCTCAGTGTTCCGGCACGTTATTGCTGTCGAAGATGGGGCTACTGGGTGATTGTCCGGCTTGCACGGACCTTACGACGAAGCCTTGGGTGATTGAAGCTCGCAGTATCTGGCAGCCTGGATCCTTCTCCGTGGCGCTTCGCGCGAGGATGCCGAAGCCGCCCTGCACTACGTCGCGCCAGTCGGGCAGAAATCCGAATACATTGAGCGCGCATTGCAGAGCGTAGTGCCGTACTGCGAATCGGTCGAACAGATAGCTGCCGCACAACTCGCGACGATCTAGATAACAGTTACAGAGTCACTAGCAGAAAGACTCCGCAAACGGAGTCTTTCTGCGTTTGGAGCAACGAATGTACACCCCCGAAATATTTGCAGAGCACGATCGCAAACAGATTGCCTCACTCATTCGCAGCGTGGGCCTTGCAACGCTTGTCACCTACTCAGCAGACGGCCTGATGGCGACGCCGCTGCCGCTCGTCTTTGCCGAAGATGAAGCAGAGCACGGCGTCCTGCATGGGCACATTGCGCGCGCAAACCCTCAGTGGCAGCAGGATGCTGTCGGCGATGCTTTGGTGATCTTTCAGGGCCCCGACGCGTATGTCCACCCGGGGTGGTATCCAACGAAGGCAGAGCATGGGCGCGTTGTGCCCACATGGAATTACGTCGCGGTACACGCATATGGGGCAGTCGAGTTCTACGATGACCCGAATCGCCTGCTCGAAGGCCTCTCTGCGCTTACGAAACGGTTCGAAGCTGGACGACAGGATCAATGGTCAGTTCAGGATGCACCGCGCGACTACATCGAAGCACAGCTTCGGGGAATCATCGGGGTGCGCATTCCGATCCGCCGCATCGATGCTAAGCAGAAGCTTAGCCAGAACCAACCGAGCAGAAATCGGGCAGGCGTCAAGGCGGGGCTCAGCGCAAGTAGCCGTCACAAAGACCGCATTATTGCGGAGAAAATTTCACAGGAGCTTTAGATAACTCTAGGAGCGGATGGGTAACCATAAACGTACTTGTCGTCCGCTGACGGATTACTTCCGACATGCCGACTTCTCATTACCGAGTCGGACCGCTGCCTCGAGTGTCGAGCGTTACACTCCTGAGACCATGGTGCGTCTTGCTCGTTTGCTGCTGCTCACGGCGTGTCTTTTATCCGGATTTGAGCGCTGCTCGACAATGCCGATTGCTTTCCTGTTCAAACCTAAGCTATTGGTTTTCTCTCGGATTCAGTAGCTTATTCAGATACAGCAACGTTTGCGAATCGTTAGGCTTGAGCTGCAACACCTTTTTATAGAAGACGAGTGCTTCTTGGTCCTGTCCCCGCGCCTGAAACATCACACCCAAATTAAAATAGGCGGCGACATCATTGGGGTCAATTGCAATGGCTCGTTTATACATGGCGATGGCTTCATCGAGACGTCCTTCTTGGATGTAAAGCGCCTCCAAATCAACGTAAGCCTGGGCATTCTTCGGAGCCAGCACGATCACGCGCTTGTATGCTTTCTCCGCTTCCGCCTGACGACCCGCCAGGTACAGTGCCGCTCCAAAGTTCAGATTCGTCAATGCACTTTTGGGAGTAGCCTCAAGCGAATGACCATAGAGTGTGAGGGCGCTCTGCCAGTCCTTCACTCTCCCCATCAATCTCCATGCTCCCCAGCCCATCCAAATGACAAGACACGTAAAAACAATCTGTCGTGCAGCGGGGCGCACGACAGCGACTGCCCCTGTGAGTCCAACTGCGAAGCCAATCGAGGCGAAATAAACATAGCGCTCCGCCATGCCTTGATAGATATAGACAAATCCGTAATACGGTAAAAGCGTAACAAGGACCACGGCCACCCCTGCGGTGAGCGCGGGAATCCGCTGCCGCAAAAGGACCACGCCGGTAATCAGAAAGATCAGAGCCGCCCATGCGAGAATAGCTCCGCTCGTCAATGCTGTTCCAGGAACACTCGTGGAGCGTTCGACACTCATGTGTACGGGCAATACGATTAATTGGAGATACCGCCAAAATACTTCAGCAACATTCCAAAAGTGATGCGGCCCTTTACCGGCACGGGTACCCACTGCCCAACGACAGGCAAAATAGGATGTAGCCGCCAACAGCCCAGCCCCTGCAAGCGAACCCCAGCGATGCCAAGGCCGTTTCTCGTCCAGCAGAACATATCCCAAAGCAACGAGCACCACTAGCAGAAGGCCCTCTTCATGAGAGAAATCCGCCAGTAAAGCTGCAATCGTAAAAGCCACCAGCCATCCCCATCCGCCGGATCGCACAAACCTTAGCCCCAGCACAAGAGCGGAGAGAAGAAACACCATGCACAGCGGATACGACTGCCCGCTCACCCACGCCACCGCTTCACTGTTGATGGGCATTCCAAGCCAAATCAAACTCGCCATCGCAGCAAACATTGAGCGCATTCTCAGTCGGCGCAGCAACTCAAAAAGCAGCACACCATTTATCCAATGAAGCAGTAGCCCAATAAAGTGGAATCCGCCCGGCTGGTCTCCGAACAGGTGTCTTTCCATGGTCAGCAGGATCATGAACATTGGACGATACGTTGCTTCTCCCTTGATCGACAGTCCCACACCAAGCGGCAACGGGCTCAGCAGATACTTCACCCAAACCTCATGCCATGACTGAAGAATGGAACTGTTCGCGATCAAGCTTAAGTCGTCATCCAGGAACGGTGCATCAATAACCCCCGAGTAAAGAAGGCCCACCCACGCCATCGCGACAAAACAAAAGCTAAACAGTGGATGCTTGGTTACCCATTTGCGCATGACTTCTTTTCCCTTTTATCTTCTATGAGGTCGAGTTGCGTAATCCCCTGCTTCACTTTTGACGAATGCCGAAGCGACTCGCTCATACAAAGATGAATCGAAGTCTTTTCCCCATCTGCCCTTGACCGAGCGTTTTTACTCGCATCGAAAAAGAAGGGCACCTCAGGCGTTTATGAGGTCACAGTTGTGCGAGTTCGCGGCCAGTCAGCGTGGGAAAGTCTATCCGCATAAATCCTCAGAAACGCGCTTGTCGGAAAATCAATCCAATCACTGGAGAAAGGCTGCCTCATCGTCATTGTTTCCCGATCCAGGCTAGATAGAGCGTTTTCCCTGCCGCCGGCTATCCCGAAGGGGTTGCAACGGCGTTTTCATTGCAGAAAACGCTCATAGATGTGGAATCCCTACACTACACCTACAAGGCACGTGAGCCCATGGCGGTATAGTGCTGTGCATTCAATCAGCACTGACGGCGCTGAAGTGGCTTAGAAGTTCTGGCAGCAGCGCTCGCAAGTTTTATGCCGGCCTCTCGCGTGGCCACCGCCAACCCTGTGGATGCGTTGAGAGTCCAGTAAGCCAAAGAGCCATCTTTTCACTCTGCTTGAGCGTCCGGCCGTTCCCATAAGCTGACATTATCAGGATTATCGAAACCCTTGCGAAGCAGTTAGGCCTTATCGAGAAATTCGGTTTGGGTTTTTGATAGGAATTTAGGGGTATTCCGAACCCACCCTAGCGTTGCGAGGGTGGGGCACCCGAGGTCGGGAAACTCCCTTAGGAGCGGGTCCTTCGCTACGCTCAGGATGACAAAGTGGTGATGGATCTAAGCGCTGAAGGCGCGCTCTATACCAGCCTGGGGCAACGCCCCAGGTTTCAGTGCCCACAAGATGTTAAAGGGCTGAAGGCCCGCTCTATAACTCCGCAGTGAAGGCGAATTTGTCGATAGGCCCTAGCGCCCTGAGTCTGACCTTCTTGTCGTAAATGTTGTCATCCCTGAACGTAGTAAAGACCTGCTTTTTCAACGCTTCGGATGGCAAAGCTCTTCATGATTTATGTCGCGAACCTTAGACTCGCCACACACAAGGCCGCGCTCTGCTCAAACGACCAGCGTCGAGACACAGGTGCATTTCCAGAAGGAAAAATATCTTGCATGCGGTCGGTATCATCGGCATCTACGGCGTCAAGCCGACGGAGTCCGCTCGCGTTGCATGGTGCAGTGTAATTGCACTACACTAATCCTGACGAATGAAGCCGCCGCCTTACGAGCTCTGCTACTGTCACGCTGCAAAGGGGAGTGCCCGTCTGCTCTCTCGGATCTATGACCGCCATCTCTCGTCCGTGGGCATCAACATTCAACAATTGACGATCCTCTCGATGATCCTTCACAACCCAGGGATGCTGATGGCAAATCTGGCCGACCAGATGATCATGGAACGCACAACCTTAGTGCGCGCACTCAAGCCTCTGCAGGAGGCGGGATTCATCGCGAGCGAACTCGCCGGCACGGGACGCACCTTGTCCTTCGGCATAACCCGAACGGGCAAAGAAAAGGTACTGGCGGCACGTCCGCATTGGCAGGCGGCGCAACACGAGATCGAGACCAAAGTAGGAGTGAAACAGGCAGAGGCGTTACGCGATGCGATGCATAATGCTGCATCGTCCGCCTGAGCTAAGGGTGGACCTGAAATTTCTTTGAGCCGTATAGTGCAGTTACACATCTACTA
This genomic window from Terriglobus albidus contains:
- a CDS encoding PLP-dependent aminotransferase family protein, which translates into the protein MTRIAKRSITMSSRICDSIKSQIASGIYLPGANLPASRALAEELGVSRSTVTVAFEQLAAEGYIETSQGKRPWVRHGLQTSPPARKPQSKIAPELSDFAKRLQALAPPERLKGLKADFRAGDISGVDFPAATWRKVMTRALQITPRALKYDDPLGSLELRKALRAYMWRSRGIRCDEQQIVVVNGSQQGIDLCARVFLNTGESVVVEDPGYILARNGFEAIGATILPLPVDQDGMQTSLLKGIQAKLAYITPSHQYPLGGILPIGRRQELLNWATQTGAYVVEDDYDGEFRYDTKPTETLHSLDTAGRVIYLGTMSKTLSPELRLGYLVVPHELTPVFAVAKRLTDRHSALLQQRALQLFIEGGGLERHIRRARRSNAQRRARLLAALDHAFGDMVEVVGDAAGLHVALWLREVDAAQEGEVVARAGQAGLGLYGITPFYSSHDHRKTNRDAGLVMGYAALSHREIALGVKLLQNVLDSDIK
- a CDS encoding DJ-1/PfpI family protein; its protein translation is MKMQVAILTFDGFNELDSFIAAGILNRIKPKGWNAYITCPSETVTSMNGVTIHAEKPLEFAAQADAVIVGSGIKTREIAKDADLLGRLNLDPSRQLIGAQCSGTLLLSKMGLLGDCPACTDLTTKPWVIEARSIWQPGSFSVALRARMPKPPCTTSRQSGRNPNTLSAHCRA
- a CDS encoding FMN-binding negative transcriptional regulator; its protein translation is MYTPEIFAEHDRKQIASLIRSVGLATLVTYSADGLMATPLPLVFAEDEAEHGVLHGHIARANPQWQQDAVGDALVIFQGPDAYVHPGWYPTKAEHGRVVPTWNYVAVHAYGAVEFYDDPNRLLEGLSALTKRFEAGRQDQWSVQDAPRDYIEAQLRGIIGVRIPIRRIDAKQKLSQNQPSRNRAGVKAGLSASSRHKDRIIAEKISQEL
- a CDS encoding tetratricopeptide repeat protein, with translation MRKWVTKHPLFSFCFVAMAWVGLLYSGVIDAPFLDDDLSLIANSSILQSWHEVWVKYLLSPLPLGVGLSIKGEATYRPMFMILLTMERHLFGDQPGGFHFIGLLLHWINGVLLFELLRRLRMRSMFAAMASLIWLGMPINSEAVAWVSGQSYPLCMVFLLSALVLGLRFVRSGGWGWLVAFTIAALLADFSHEEGLLLVVLVALGYVLLDEKRPWHRWGSLAGAGLLAATSYFACRWAVGTRAGKGPHHFWNVAEVFWRYLQLIVLPVHMSVERSTSVPGTALTSGAILAWAALIFLITGVVLLRQRIPALTAGVAVVLVTLLPYYGFVYIYQGMAERYVYFASIGFAVGLTGAVAVVRPAARQIVFTCLVIWMGWGAWRLMGRVKDWQSALTLYGHSLEATPKSALTNLNFGAALYLAGRQAEAEKAYKRVIVLAPKNAQAYVDLEALYIQEGRLDEAIAMYKRAIAIDPNDVAAYFNLGVMFQARGQDQEALVFYKKVLQLKPNDSQTLLYLNKLLNPRENQ
- a CDS encoding MarR family winged helix-turn-helix transcriptional regulator yields the protein MKPPPYELCYCHAAKGSARLLSRIYDRHLSSVGINIQQLTILSMILHNPGMLMANLADQMIMERTTLVRALKPLQEAGFIASELAGTGRTLSFGITRTGKEKVLAARPHWQAAQHEIETKVGVKQAEALRDAMHNAASSA